The stretch of DNA GATACTCAGATCACCATAAAAATATCACTAGtccatcatcatcgtcatcaccaTCTATTCCTGCCTCTGAAAATGATCGCTAAACAACCGATAAACATCCCGGCCCATGTTTGTCATGTTCCGCAAATTTGACAAATCATTTTCCAGTCAATGTTTTCAGCTAGTGGACAAGGTAGAGTGATATACATGTTAGATCAAACTGCTGGAGCACCAGTTCAATATTATACACCTGAACTCATTCTCAAGCAAATTCATAAAACCGGATGAGAACCGATTCTCAAGCAAACTCAAGCAAGTATATCAAACCACTGATGTACGATATCCAATGGCATAGAGTTGATTTGCTCATACCTCATAGTTCAAAGGGCAACCTTTCGGGAGTTCTTACAAGATTGCATTATTCATAAACTCAAAAGGAGAGAATATCTATTGGAAATTTCTTTCAGAAATATCTCCACAGCTTCTCAGCAAACAACCAGGCAGGAAAGAGTTCAAGGCATGAACATAAGATTAGTTCACATGCCTGCAGTACAGTGATAAGGATCGTTATTCTTCCTTTACTGAACAATATATGACGGCACGGCAGTATCTTTTGCTGCATACATCAACTGTAGCAGCTCTCACCAAAATCATGGAGTACTTCTTAAACAACCTTCGATTCTATGGAAGCTTTTAGTGATCTACGTTCTACCAAACTGAACTGACAGCTCTATGTATCAATCCATGGGGCCTTTAGTCATAGTCTCTGCCAGGCTTCGTTCCTACTCTAGGCTTAGACATTCCTTTCTCAGTGCTTCCTGCACTTCTGACCTATGGAGGCCAAGCTGCAATACAACCCTTAATTCTCATGAACCATGGAAGATTCTTCCTCCGGCCCCCATTTTCAATCCCTTGGAGCCCTATCTGACAAATTGGATGCAGCCGTGCCAAAATCAGAATATTCCAAAGGGCGGAATCAGTGAATTTTACTGAGGAAAAAGCAGGTCTCTTTGCTTCAGTTCATGTATCCAATTCAGCTTCTAACTGAGCCTTTCAGGGTTGTGTATGTTTTCACTTCACATATGGCCAAACTCAAACTTGGAGCACTTGGCAATGCATAATGTCTGTCTTCAGATTACGGCCTGTGATGGTTGACCACAGGTTTGCCATGAAAGACCTGTGCTGCCCCTTCCGTGCAAAAGCCTCCCACATGTGCGCACTGTCAACCTCAGTGACCGTTGTTGGGTCTGATATATCAATAAGAGTGATACTCATATTGTTACGGATAATGCAGAGTTTTCCATTAAGGGAGACAAAGGCTGCAGCTTCGAGAGCTCGTGAGCTTCCGAGGTGGTGTCTGGTGTCAATGAATCTTGTCCACGATCCAGTCTCTATATTATAGACTTTAAGCTTACAACCATCACGGCAATCAGCAGAGTAAAGCCAGCCTCTAAAGGAAATGCTTGGATTCCGCCACCCTGTGACCATTTCGTTACCGTTGGTTGACCACATTTTAGATGCTGGTACATAGACCTCACTTACAACCTGGCGATGAGAATTGAGACCTTTTAGGAACCACTTGCCATCATGTACTACTCCAATGGAGGGCACCATTCCTGTGCTCATTTCAGCAATACAAGACCATCTATTCCTGTTAGGATCATATACCTCAGCGGACCTCAGAGTTCTCTGTATCCCTTCGCATTCCCCGCCAGCGACATAAAGACAGTTGTTTATGACACAAGAACCAAAGAAGTGTCGTTTTTGCAGCATATCTGGAGCTCGCAGCCATTTGTTTATCCGAGCATTGTAAAATACAACACGCCTCATAGACCCATGTACTGGGTCTTTGCCACCAAATAAGTACAGGTAGCATCCATTGAGAACAGCACAACCAAAGCCAACAGCTTCTGAATACTCTGGTGGAAGTGGAGGCAATGACTTCCAGAGCTGGTTTACTGGATCAAAGGCATACCAAGACAGCTTCTGATCACGGTCCCTTCTGAAGACATAAACCCATTCTTCTGCCATGCCGAATTTCTTGCGCAAGGAATAATAATAATTGCCAGACAAAAGTCGGTTCCATCGTTTACATACTAACCGCATATTTGGGTGCTCGACCCGAGCAACCCGCATGAGACAGGAAATAGCCAGTTCATCAGGAAGACCAGGTAGCAGTGGTGATTGAGTTTGGGATCTCTCCTTGCGTGAGCTCCTTGACTTGCGCTTGTTTGGTATGATATCAGGTTGCATGCACAGCTTTGCACCAGGGACAAACTTCCTAGCACTTACAACAGTTTTAAGACCTCCATCTACCCTGCAGTAGCAGGAGACAGACTCTACCTGCAGATGCATTGATCAACCAAGTCAGAATGGCTATATTAACCTGAACATGAAACAACAGAAGATTAAAACAAAAGCAAGCAAAGCCCATCCTTTCAGTTGGGTATGAATTATCAATGACAGAAATATATATTCCTGTCATCTACTAGTAAAATGTTATGCAGATGATATTCAGACATTCAGTGCTGGAAGACAAACCATGTTTGAAATTATCAATCTTGGTCATTGAACATGCAAAATAAAGGGAACAGATCATTCAGCAGTCAAGTAGGGACAATCTATTTGATACTGGTAAGGTGGCTTAGAAGCCCGAAACTTAATTAGATCCTTACCCCACTTAACTTCTAATAAAGAAAAAACAATCGTACAGTTTCACAAATTTAAAACTAGAACTCAAATTAATAGTACAGTGGGAACAATTAGTAGCTACTAGCCTACTATTCAGACAGGATTTGTTTTTCTTGCAATCCCAATTCATAAAACTATATCAGCATTTGCTAAGTAGCTTCATGCTCATTAACAGATGATCAAATGTTCTTGACCATGTAACATTTTCATGTGAAACAGATGAAGCCGTGCTAAACAGTGGCAGAGGACGGATAAAAATTAAGGTGTGGCGGAGTCAATTGATCTTCAAGCAATCAAACTTGCTATTTGTTTCTGACTGTGCAGGCCGCTTGCCTCTTCCACTGCTGAGCTAGAGCTTCCTCTTGCTACCATCCTCTATCATTCAAATGGAGAAATCTAATAGAATAGAACTGAACTGGAAGGGCATGATGAATAGCAGTAGGCTACTACAGAGAAAGCAAGGTACAGCAGCTTCCATACCTTGCCATCACGGTCCTCCACCACTGGTGCTAAATAAGTGATGCTCATACAATGATATGAAATTAGCTGCAATTTGTGGAAGTACCACCTTCATAGCAATAGCATGTCCATGAAAGACAAAAGCAACACTAAAATGTCTCTCAAATGAATAATTTTGAACTTGGTGATTTAATAGCCTCCAAAACAATTCTTGAACTTTGAACCCAAACTACAGAAACAAACCCTGAGGACCAAAGTCCAAACTCAAAGCACAGAAATTCAACTGTTAGAAGGAAGGTACTAGATTCATCGAAGGATTAAAACACTGAGCCAAGGGCAATGCCTTCTAAAACAATAATCTTGACAGCAAGCCTAAAAATATGGCATTGAGGGGGGGAAAGGAGAGCAATGCTTGAGGCAAGAGATGCAAACAAATCTCACTAGTGTTCGAAGGACATGAGTTTTGCTGGTGAATGGCTCTGGTCTACATGCTGAGTCCATCTCAAGATTGAGCAAAATGGATCCTGAAAACTTGGCCTAAAAAAATGGAGCTCTCGCCTTGGCCCCTCTCTTGCTAACACAGACCAAAAAATAGATACAGGAGATAAATGTCTTATCATCCTGTATCCAACACACAGTGCTTCATTTCTTATGTTTGGTTTTCAAGGTATTAAATCAATATTGAGTCCTCAAGACTCCTGAAGGTCATTTTTTTGCCTATATCTATTATCATTTAATGCACAAATATTTGATGCTTTAGTCTGTAGTTTGTCAAACTAGACATAAAAGATTAAGTTTCCAAAATTTGTAGTGCATCAGATTACCCAACAATTTTTACCAACATTAAGGTTAGTAAATATCAAATGCCTAAGAATATATATTTTGATGTCGAACAGCTATTATCTATGCTAATTGTGTACTGACATTGTTATATTAGTGTTACCAGCTAAGGTCATGTTGCTAAACAAAGTGCTTACAAAATAGCATTGCAATGATTAGACATTCTAAAATTCGAATTGTATATAATCCATTTTTCTTATCATTAATTTATTCCATATGGTAAAACTAGGTCATAGACATGactcctagctaaagatgtaaCACCTGTGGCTCATGAGCTGTCTAGCTTATAGCCGGGTCAATGCAACTATCTTTAGCTAGTAGATACAACCTGTCTAAGTTGGGTTCATGGTGAATGGGGCCAATAAAAAATGCAATACATGTTATGGTGAATTGGTGATAGTCATTGCCCCTACAACAGTGGCATCTCCACACCACAGGTAAGATTGCTCAGAGCAAAAACAGCTAACAAACTAACCCAAGAAGAGTACACCAGACACTCCATGGACCATGGACAGTTGGATCTAGACTCCACAACCAAGCCCTAAGCACCCAGATCGAGACTTCGAACGATCCACAAAACCCGCAATCCTCCAAGTTTTATGCGCTAAAACGCCAGATTCAAGAAGAAAGATCTCAGCTTCAAGCCAAAGGAGGCGTTTTTGGCACAGGAACCACCATCTCTGCGCAATCTGCATCTCTCATACGTGCTACTCAATACCAAGAAAGGTGGGAGAGGAGCTGAGCTCACCAGTGGGGCGCGGACACGGATACCACCCGCACGTCGCGGCGGGGCACCTCCGGCGGCCGCACGCATTGCTGGATCGAGGCGAGCGGACGAGGTAGACGCTCGATCTTGGCCTCTGGAAGCGGAGAAGATCCCCTCCCAGTCTCCACAAGGACTCGAGCGCTCCAAGCCTCGCCCTCTTCAACAAAACAAACGAGCAACGAACAAAGAGGATATCGGAACACACACAGACAGGAGGATTCACTTCAAACGAGCGGCAGCTTTGACTGAGAGGTCAGAGCCTCGGTCTCTCAGATACTCCACTCTCACCCAAGATCAAGCGACTAGGGATTGGTTCGCAATCGCAGGCTAAATTTCGTTTGCAGATGAACTTCACCTCTGACACGCGGGCACGACCGGGGTACTCCTAGCCAAGCGCAGAACAtggattctcaaaaaaaaaaattagatttatgTCATTATAATTTTTCGAGTTCAGAAATCTACCATTAATATTCGTGATAGTGATACTGTAAACGCGTCGTTACAATTTCACGATTCTTGAAAATATGTCACTAATATCTCTTCATCATgtttaaaaaaatttggactAAAATACCCTCGTCTTGTTCATTCGGCTCATAGTCCCCTTTTCTCCctgttcctctctctctccaatgAAAAACTGCAGATTCATTTGGATCCCTCGCTGCCCATAGCCTCACCTCGCCAGCTGCTTTACCTCGCCTCACCTGTTCGCTTAGGAGGGCAATGGGGTTTTGGTTGCTTGCCGCCGCTCGCGCACCATGCATGCCAGCACTTGAAACGACAGTCCAGCAGCTCGATCCGGCGGCGAAGCAACTGATTTGACGGTGAAGGAGCGCGATTCGGCTACGGCATAGTTCGATTTAGCTGCGTCAGGGCCCGATTTGGCAGCAGCACGGCCCAATTCGACGGCGGCGGACTCGATTCGACAGCTACAGACCTTGATTTGGTATCTATGCTCGTCCAGCGTATCTCTCGAGCAAGCTATCCTCTGACACGGCTCGTTTTTGCCCGCGCTTCCActgctctccctcctcccggccTGTCGCGCGCGAGCGGTGCTCCGACACAGTCCGGCTGGGCTGCCCGTCATGTTGCGCCTCGGCTGCCGGCCTCTCGCGAGGGCGGTACTCCAGCTCGGCCTCGCGCGGACGCGCGCAGCGGCCCAGCTTGGACTCCGGTCTGTCGCGAGGGCGGTGCTCCAGCTCGCCAGCTCGACCCCGCGCGGACATGCGCCGCGGTCCAGCTAGGCCGTCGGCCTGTCGTGTCGGTGGCGCTTCGGCTCGGCGCAGCACGAACGCGCGTCGCGATCGAGCTCGGCCACCCGCCTGCCATGCGTGCGGCGCTCCGGCTTAACCCCGTGTTGTGGTGGAGGGCGGGCACCGCATCGGCAGCACTCGAcggcgcggcgcaggggcgcGGATCATGGAGAGGAGAGAACGGCCGCCGTGCTGTGATGGTAACGAGGAGGCGGTTGAGGGAGTGGAGGGAGAAGGTAGCGGAGAAGAGGAGCGCGGCGAGGGAAGCAACACCATCCAGCGGGTAGAGACGGCCAGAGGAGCCATGGAAGagaggagatggaggaggaagaagaagatatgGGCATTTTGatctaaaaattttataaaacacaTCGAAATGGATAAACAGTGGTGTATGTCAAATAATTGTGAAATTGTAATGGTATATTTGAAATATGACCCATAGTAATAATAGATGTCTGAATTTGAATAATCGTAATGgtataaatctaattaatcccaaaaaaaaaaagcgcaGAACATGGGTCCACCGGCCAGAGACCCATCCTAACCGTGGGGCTTCCTCTTCGCTTCGGTCTCCACTCCACGTCGCCTGGCGCCCACAGTATTCCCCCAACTGACAGCATGGACCCACACACCGACCAACCTGTCAGCCGTGGACGCGTAGTTTCCCAACCACTTGCCACTGCGCACGCGGCGTGGAGCAGGCGGGTCCatgtgcggagcaggaggccccacctggcagctgGCCTTCCGTCCACtcgctctctccctccctccctccctccctctccgatTTTCTCCCCCGCTGTCAGTCTCActcctcgctctctctctcgcctcgccgccggcgacgagctcgagctcgagcttctTCCTCGTCtcgccgacgacggcggcgtTATGGAGCCCATGAACGTAGAcaacggcggctgcggcggccttGACGCGCAGATCGAGCAGCTGATGCagtgccgcccgctcgccgaGCAGGAGGTGAGATCCAGCTCAGCTATGTCCCCTTTCCATTCAGGTTTCCGGTACGCTCGGCGGTGATTTTGTGCCGCGATCTGGTGAATGCTGATTTTTTTTCGTTCTGTCGCGAGGGCATGCCTAGGGTTTCTCGCCGGCTCTTTGGTATCACTCATTGGGTTCGTAGTGTGATCCGACGATTTGATGGCTTTTTTAACC from Panicum virgatum strain AP13 chromosome 9K, P.virgatum_v5, whole genome shotgun sequence encodes:
- the LOC120647191 gene encoding F-box/kelch-repeat protein At1g55270-like isoform X2, which gives rise to MSITYLAPVVEDRDGKVESVSCYCRVDGGLKTVVSARKFVPGAKLCMQPDIIPNKRKSRSSRKERSQTQSPLLPGLPDELAISCLMRVARVEHPNMRLVCKRWNRLLSGNYYYSLRKKFGMAEEWVYVFRRDRDQKLSWYAFDPVNQLWKSLPPLPPEYSEAVGFGCAVLNGCYLYLFGGKDPVHGSMRRVVFYNARINKWLRAPDMLQKRHFFGSCVINNCLYVAGGECEGIQRTLRSAEVYDPNRNRWSCIAEMSTGMVPSIGVVHDGKWFLKGLNSHRQVVSEVYVPASKMWSTNGNEMVTGWRNPSISFRGWLYSADCRDGCKLKVYNIETGSWTRFIDTRHHLGSSRALEAAAFVSLNGKLCIIRNNMSITLIDISDPTTVTEVDSAHMWEAFARKGQHRSFMANLWSTITGRNLKTDIMHCQVLQV
- the LOC120647191 gene encoding F-box/kelch-repeat protein At1g55270-like isoform X1 — protein: MRAAAGGAPPRRAGGIRVRAPLVESVSCYCRVDGGLKTVVSARKFVPGAKLCMQPDIIPNKRKSRSSRKERSQTQSPLLPGLPDELAISCLMRVARVEHPNMRLVCKRWNRLLSGNYYYSLRKKFGMAEEWVYVFRRDRDQKLSWYAFDPVNQLWKSLPPLPPEYSEAVGFGCAVLNGCYLYLFGGKDPVHGSMRRVVFYNARINKWLRAPDMLQKRHFFGSCVINNCLYVAGGECEGIQRTLRSAEVYDPNRNRWSCIAEMSTGMVPSIGVVHDGKWFLKGLNSHRQVVSEVYVPASKMWSTNGNEMVTGWRNPSISFRGWLYSADCRDGCKLKVYNIETGSWTRFIDTRHHLGSSRALEAAAFVSLNGKLCIIRNNMSITLIDISDPTTVTEVDSAHMWEAFARKGQHRSFMANLWSTITGRNLKTDIMHCQVLQV